The nucleotide window TTTACAGATACGTCTACCGTGACGGATTCGACGTATTACTATGCCGTTGCCGCACTTGATTACAGTGGCAATGAAAGTGACAAGTCGAATGAGGTCTCCATTACAGTGGAGGTGCCTCAGGATATCTATATCGATCATTTCGATGGCAGTGATGATAATGGCTGGACTCATTCGGGAACCAAAGATGAGTGGGAACGCGGCATTCCGGTAACGGGACCTGCCAGCGCTGTGTCTCCGCCGAATGTCTGGGCGACTGATCTCGACAATACGTACGAAAATGGCTCCAACTATTCACTCGTATCTCCGGTCATTGATTTGACGGATGTATCCGAAGGAACCCTTACGTTTAATCATTGGTACGAGATTGAGAGTGGATACGATTACGGTTATGTGGAAGTCACCAAGGATGGTGGAGCCACATGGTCAGAGCTTGGCAAATTCTCACACAGTACAAATGGCAAACAATGGGCACCGGTATTTTATGACCTGGATGCACTTACCGGTAATGAAGTTCAATTCCGGTTCCGTCTGACCTCAGACAACAGTGTTGTGAAGACAGGCTGGTTCATTGATGATTTCCGTGTACTGGGTGTTGCTGCGGAGACCGTAACCGAGGACAGTGCCGTTGTGCTTAATAGCGACAAACCGAAACCGTCCTATGATAACCCATGGTACAAAATTTCACGGACTGACAAATCCGAATTTAATAAAACGAAACAGCAACAACCGGAAGTTGAAAAACCAGGAACAAGTTCGGTTAATCCGCAAAGCCTGCCTGCAAGTGCAACGGTTACCGTGCTGGAAACCGGTCGTTCGGTGAAGACGGATTCAGCTACAGGCAAGTATAGCTTCACACACGTAGCGGGTGATTACACGTTAAAAGCTGAGGCATATGGATATTATCCTCGAACTCAGCAGGTAACGATCACCGATGGCAGTGGAGCCAAAGCCAACTTTAATCTGGAGGCAATCCCGCATGGACAGATTGAAGGTGTAGTAACCGATGAACGGACAGGACAACCACTGGCTGATGCTTCCGTTCTCGTGGTGGAAGATGCGAATGTAGGTGAAGTCCGTACAGGTTCAGATGGCAGCTTCGTTATTCAGGTATTGGAAGGAAGCTATACTTTATCCATCAGGGCGGCTGATTATTACAGTAAAACCGTCACTGTAACGGTACCTGGTAATGGTACGGCAGAGGCAAATGTTGCCTTGAAACCGTTTATCGGTTTTCCAGGGGAAATTGCTTATGATGATGGAACAGCAGAGAACGCACGAGCTTTTAACGCTGCGGATAACGCTTGGGCAGTTCGAATGACCCCAGAGCTGGAGACCGCTCAACTGACAGGTGCATCGTTCCGATTCTGGAACACCGAATGGCCTGTACCTGGAGGTACAGCGTTCCAATATGCCGTCTATGATGCTTCGGGTACTGGCGGCGCTCCGGGACGACAACTGGCTGGACCATTTGACGGTACTGCACTTCGTAACGATCAATGGACAACCGTTGAATTCCCGGAACCGGTCATTGTAACGGGTGATTTCTATATTGTGTATGTACAGAGTGTAGCTGGAACTGGTGCTCCGGGACTGGCTACTGATGAGAATGGTACGAATGCAGGTCGAAGCTGGCAGCGAGTAGGTGGCGCATGGAGCACTTCACCTGCAGAAGAAGGTAACTACATGATTCGTGCAGTTGTGAGATATCCGGTCAATGCACCTGTGCTTACGACACCAGCGAACACATACACGAATCAGTCAACTTTTACGATATCGGGAACGTCTCCGGCATCCGGTGCCCAGATCAAGTTTTACAACGGCAAGGATCTGGCTGGCACTACAACCGTGGCGAATGGGAAATTCTCGTACGGTGTGAAACTCCGTTCTGGGATTAATGCGATTACTGCCGAGGCAGTGGTGGATGGCAAAACAACCGACCGTTCACTCCCCGTCGTCCTTATTCTGGATCAGACCAAACCGCAAGTGACGATTCTCACGCCTGCTCAAGGGGATCGCATCAATGCAGAAGTGGTTCACGTAACGGGTAATGTCGTGGAACAATTCCTCGATAAAGTAACCGTTAACGGACAAACCGTACAAGTGGGCAAAGACAGAAGCTTCAGTCATCGCGTATTGGTCAATGAAGGCGAGAACACGATTACCATTACAGCAACCGATATCGCTGGCAACAAAACAACCGTAACGCGTACCGTCTACGTGGAAACGGCATTGCCAGAACTTACGAACATTACGCCAGCTGAAGATGTTCGCATCACATCAGGGGAGAGTGTCACCGTTTCATTTGACAGTAAACCTGGTCTGCAAGCCTCTTTCCGAATTCAGCTACCGCTGAATCTGAATGCCCAAGGGGCAGGAGAGATTCCGTTGGTGGAGACTGCGCCTGGTCGTTACACAGGTACGTACACTACACCTTCATCCCTTGTTCTTGAGGGCGGAGTTATCGTGATTCGTGCTCAGGATGCAGCTGGCAATAAAGTAGAGGCGGAAACAGCTGGACGATTGTTCGTCAGCGCAGCACAAGAACAATCAGTTCCAGAACCAGATTCGAGCCCAGCAGAGACGGAATCTAATGAATCTAGTCCGTCGTCCACTGAGGGTCTGCAACCTTAATTATTCAAAGTGTGAACCGGATGTTAACTGCGTTTTGACTATCTAAGCAAGAAGCCGATAAGCCGAGGTATCAGGGCTTGTCGGCTTTTTGTTATATTCTCTTTTCATAGCTGACGCCTAAGATTAGTTCGAGAGAATTGCATATACTGCATGGTTTGCAGCATTAGGATCAACAAATACGTTAACAGGAGGAGTGAACTGTGGGAGTTGATGCATTACAACGATCCCAACCGCTACGAAGTAAATGGCTCAAAACAAAAATGTTATTAAATAACTCGGCTATCAAACCATTTATCCCTGATACGCAGCGATATAGCCAATCTAACCTTAAGTCCATGCTGAGGAAATATAGAATGGTATATATCAAACCTGAGATAGGCACCTTTGGAATGGGAGTCATTAAGGCTGAGATGGACAATCATCACCATTTCGCCTACCAGATCCATCAAAAGCGTCTGACGTTCAACAGCTTCGAGTCGTTCCATCGAAGTCTGACCCATCTGGTTAAGCATAAAAGCTATCTCATTCAGCGAGGTATTCATCTCTTGCAACATAACAACAGGCGCTTTGACATACGGGTAATGGTGCAATTGAATCCCGGGCAGAAATGGGAAGCGACGGGGGTCATTGGCCGACTGGGTCATCCGAAGAAAATTGTGACCAACTACCATAGTGGTGCCAAGCCAATGAGCATGCACACCTTGCTGAAATCCCATGCTTCCGACAAGCGGATTAATGAATTGATCCAGGAGATGAACCGCTTGGGCATTGACATCGCTCGACACATGAGTAAGAAATATACGCGTTTGAAGAGCATTGGGGTGGATATCGGGCTTGATCGAAGTCTAACGCCATGGATTATTGAGGTAAATGCCAAGCCAGATCCCTATATTTTCAATCAATTAAAGGACAAGACGATGTATCGCAAGGTGATTCGATATGACCGTCAGAACAGACCATAATGGATAACGGAGTCTAAAAGAAGTTAGAAAATACAAGGTTTCATAAGGGGAGATGGGAGTACGACAGTTTGATATGCGACCTAAATGCCTCAAAGAACGTATACTATCCCTTAAGTCATTATCAGATGGATAGGGAGATGAACGATGAGAACACAAGTGAAAATATTTGAAAATGCAAGTACTGTAGAGTTGGAGAAAGAAATGAATGAATTTTTAAATGGGATCAATACTGTAAATGTAGTGGATATCAAGTATTCTCAAGTAGTCGTTTCTAACGGTGGTTATGTTATCAATCATTTCTCGGCTATGGTTATGTACGCCAAATAAATTTAATAATGAACTTCAGAAAATGAAGCATCCATTGGGATGCTTTTTCTTTTGCTCTCATATGACAGAAGTTGAGACGTCTCTTTCTTCACATTAATGATATAACATGATATATTAGGATGTAGAACATGAGAAGTATGGGTATTTATGGAGGTGCTTGTATTGGGGAAAGACTCGGCATCCAAGCCGATGTATGAACAGATCTTTGAATCCTTGCGCGAACGGATACAGCTTCATCAATATCAAGTGGGTGAGCGTGTTCCTTCGGAAAAGGAATTATGTGATGAATTCGGAGTCAGCCGGATTACGACTAAAAAAGCGCTTGAGATGTTGGCGAATGAACAATTGATTGTTCGTCAGCCGGGACGGGGTTCTTTTGTTGCTGATACGGCAGATATGTTACAAGAAAGGCCTAACAGACCTGCTCCGCGTGCTGCGGTTAAAGATCCAGAGAAGAAGCTGCTCATTGGTCTGGTCATTACTAATTTCAGTGATATGTATGGTACAGAACTACTATATGGGATGGAAGAAGCTTCGCGAGAGCATGATTGTTTTCTCGTACTCAGAAGATCCTTCGGGATACCGGAGCAGGAAGAACAGAGCATTCAGGAACTGCTAGAACTGGGTGTAGACGGATTAATTATCTTCCCGGCACAGGGTGAATACTTCAGCGATGAGATTCTTAAACTGGTCGTTAACAAATTCCCCTTTGTCCTGATTGATCGGTATTTGAAAGGCATTCCAGCTTCATCTGTCAGTACAGATAACGTAGGTGCAGCGAGAGAAGGAACAAATTATCTGTTCGGCCTCGGTCACCGCCACATCGCTTTTCTGACACAACCTCCGGCGAACACCACACCGATCGAAGAACGAATTGAAGGCTTTATTGAGGCTCACAATGATCAAGGAGTTCTGGTAAACAGGGAACTGTGGTTAGAATCTTTTCTTTCGACATTGCCCAATGTGTTCGATCCTCAAGTCGAGGTCCGTGATGTGGAGACACTGGTGGAACATTTACAGAAATACCCGCAGATTACCGCACTCTTTGCTGCAGAGTATCATATTGCTTTACTTGCAGAACAGGCAGCAGATCGGCTGGGCCTGAGGATTCCGGAAGATGTGTCCATCATTTGCTTTGACAGTCCGAACGCTGCCGAAGGAAGCCGTGTAACACATATGAGACAAAGCCAGTTTGATATGGGAAAACAAGCATTCGAGATGGTGCTTCAAAGTATGCAGAACAACGAAATGGCAGTGAACAGAGTTGTTCTTCCTGCCCGATTGGTGAAGGGGAAATCAACGAGTATGGTGAAAGAAAAGGGTTAATGTAGCAACTTAATATTCATTGTGTTCAATCAGGGGCTTCGTGTAAACGAGGTCTCTTTTTGTGTGGATAAAATGGGGAGAATTTCTTCAAATGGTATATTATTTAGTGTCGTTAAATTAAAATAACATGCTAATATACAAATAAATATATTGACATAACATTATATTCGTTTTAGGATGATGAAAGCGGTTAACAAACTGGATTACATAAGGAGGACAACATGCTGATACCCAGAGATGATCAAGACATTTCCCCCTCGATATACGACATGATTGATCAGGTTAACAAACGTATGCCGGACCATCCGGAACTCAACCAAATGTTCAAAAATTGTTTTACCAATACGATGCTGACCACGATTCAGCGCAAAGAAGATGGAACGACTTTTGTGATTACGGGAGATATCCCTGCCATGTGGTTACGTGATTCTGCCGCTCAGGTCAGACCTTATCTGGTTCTCGCTTCAGAGGATGAAGATATCGCGGACATGATCGCTGGACTGGTTGAACGTCAATTGAATTATATTCTCCTGGACCCTTATGCAAACGCTTTTAATGAGACGGAGAGTGGAAAAGGACATCAGGAAGACCTAACGCAGATGAATGATTGGATCTGGGAACGGAAGTATGAGATCGACTCACTGGCTTATCCGATTCAGCTCAGTTATCTCTTGTGGAAGAACACGGGAAGAACAACTCAATTCAATGATACGTTCCGTAAAGCAGCCGAGATCATCATGCAGTTATGGCAAGTGGAGCAACATCATGAGACGAAATCACCCTACACGTTCCAACGTCTGGATGCTCCCGAAACAGATACGCTCAGCCGAGAAGGGCGAGGTACTGAAACAGCCTACACAGGCATGACCTGGTCGGGATTCCGTCCCAGCGACGATCGTTGTGAATATGGTTATCTGATTCCATCCAATATGTTCGCTGTTGTGGCGCTTCGATATCTGCAGGAAATTGCTGAAGCTGTGTTCGAGGATGAAACGCTGGCAGCGATTGCTAAGCAGTTG belongs to Paenibacillus sp. FSL H8-0079 and includes:
- a CDS encoding S8 family serine peptidase produces the protein MIKINRLRKPISMGLSLLLAFSIIHPVSAENSTSSKMDMKSGLAKVSESKVNAKLSKEFEGSEYVTYLVKMKEQVDTAAVSKQALEKATIAKQTASATKLSVRNSVVSSLRETASRTQYTLESYLEKEIDLGKVKEYKSYFIVNSLAVTSTKEVLEQIALLPEVEKILPNETRYLQKAEVSKEPATAAPAKDAVQAPAKDSAVGVKDKEPAAKDKLATENVEWNLNYINAPAVWDRGIDGTGIVVANLDSGVDYTHPALRSKWRGLDAAGNIVDPELSWYDPHSNASLPADEDGHGTHTMGTMVGSEADGTNQIGVAPGAKWIGVRIFNPETTDAIILDGGQWLIAPVDAEGNLHPELAPDVVNNSWGGGAGLDEWFRPMVQAWRDAQIFPEFSAGNVRLTNPGGPGSVANPANYPESFATGATDINGNLASFSLLGPSPYGEIKPEVSAPGVNIRSAVPGGVYEGGWNGTSMAGPHTTALAALLLQANHSLTVDQLEQIITDTATPRTDSQYPTSPNNGYGHGIINALDAVGSVLEGIGTVSGRVVTAGDDLEEPVLAHTPVNSAFTGIDIPLTAHVTDNVAVVSVEAFAKTTGTNQYVYLPMNRIAGDSKDGTYTATIPAFLIEPQGVEYYIRVNDYGNNGFESQVYKVAVSNGVQPGYLQDFEEDQLGFTTGGTGSTWVWGAPSSGPGSAYSGEKVIATNLQGTYVANSNAYLLAPPIDLTESPEGALLSFKHWYDLENNIDFGKVYIASEDSDYVFEELLSFTGTGGNWKTQYVDLREYAGQQVFIKFNLTSDNSVQKAGWYIDDFAVEALDEIAPGAPAGLSATADILGNVALSWTGPSDEDLESYIVYRSTTAGTGYESIGTTTGTTFTDTSTVTDSTYYYAVAALDYSGNESDKSNEVSITVEVPQDIYIDHFDGSDDNGWTHSGTKDEWERGIPVTGPASAVSPPNVWATDLDNTYENGSNYSLVSPVIDLTDVSEGTLTFNHWYEIESGYDYGYVEVTKDGGATWSELGKFSHSTNGKQWAPVFYDLDALTGNEVQFRFRLTSDNSVVKTGWFIDDFRVLGVAAETVTEDSAVVLNSDKPKPSYDNPWYKISRTDKSEFNKTKQQQPEVEKPGTSSVNPQSLPASATVTVLETGRSVKTDSATGKYSFTHVAGDYTLKAEAYGYYPRTQQVTITDGSGAKANFNLEAIPHGQIEGVVTDERTGQPLADASVLVVEDANVGEVRTGSDGSFVIQVLEGSYTLSIRAADYYSKTVTVTVPGNGTAEANVALKPFIGFPGEIAYDDGTAENARAFNAADNAWAVRMTPELETAQLTGASFRFWNTEWPVPGGTAFQYAVYDASGTGGAPGRQLAGPFDGTALRNDQWTTVEFPEPVIVTGDFYIVYVQSVAGTGAPGLATDENGTNAGRSWQRVGGAWSTSPAEEGNYMIRAVVRYPVNAPVLTTPANTYTNQSTFTISGTSPASGAQIKFYNGKDLAGTTTVANGKFSYGVKLRSGINAITAEAVVDGKTTDRSLPVVLILDQTKPQVTILTPAQGDRINAEVVHVTGNVVEQFLDKVTVNGQTVQVGKDRSFSHRVLVNEGENTITITATDIAGNKTTVTRTVYVETALPELTNITPAEDVRITSGESVTVSFDSKPGLQASFRIQLPLNLNAQGAGEIPLVETAPGRYTGTYTTPSSLVLEGGVIVIRAQDAAGNKVEAETAGRLFVSAAQEQSVPEPDSSPAETESNESSPSSTEGLQP
- a CDS encoding YheC/YheD family protein, with translation MGVDALQRSQPLRSKWLKTKMLLNNSAIKPFIPDTQRYSQSNLKSMLRKYRMVYIKPEIGTFGMGVIKAEMDNHHHFAYQIHQKRLTFNSFESFHRSLTHLVKHKSYLIQRGIHLLQHNNRRFDIRVMVQLNPGQKWEATGVIGRLGHPKKIVTNYHSGAKPMSMHTLLKSHASDKRINELIQEMNRLGIDIARHMSKKYTRLKSIGVDIGLDRSLTPWIIEVNAKPDPYIFNQLKDKTMYRKVIRYDRQNRP
- a CDS encoding sporulation protein Cse60; its protein translation is MRTQVKIFENASTVELEKEMNEFLNGINTVNVVDIKYSQVVVSNGGYVINHFSAMVMYAK
- a CDS encoding GntR family transcriptional regulator, which produces MLVLGKDSASKPMYEQIFESLRERIQLHQYQVGERVPSEKELCDEFGVSRITTKKALEMLANEQLIVRQPGRGSFVADTADMLQERPNRPAPRAAVKDPEKKLLIGLVITNFSDMYGTELLYGMEEASREHDCFLVLRRSFGIPEQEEQSIQELLELGVDGLIIFPAQGEYFSDEILKLVVNKFPFVLIDRYLKGIPASSVSTDNVGAAREGTNYLFGLGHRHIAFLTQPPANTTPIEERIEGFIEAHNDQGVLVNRELWLESFLSTLPNVFDPQVEVRDVETLVEHLQKYPQITALFAAEYHIALLAEQAADRLGLRIPEDVSIICFDSPNAAEGSRVTHMRQSQFDMGKQAFEMVLQSMQNNEMAVNRVVLPARLVKGKSTSMVKEKG
- a CDS encoding glycoside hydrolase family 125 protein produces the protein MLIPRDDQDISPSIYDMIDQVNKRMPDHPELNQMFKNCFTNTMLTTIQRKEDGTTFVITGDIPAMWLRDSAAQVRPYLVLASEDEDIADMIAGLVERQLNYILLDPYANAFNETESGKGHQEDLTQMNDWIWERKYEIDSLAYPIQLSYLLWKNTGRTTQFNDTFRKAAEIIMQLWQVEQHHETKSPYTFQRLDAPETDTLSREGRGTETAYTGMTWSGFRPSDDRCEYGYLIPSNMFAVVALRYLQEIAEAVFEDETLAAIAKQLEQQINKGIQEYGTVEHQEYGTIYAYETDGKGNHNLMDDANVPSLLSLPYLGYVEENDEVYQNTRRFILSTHNPYFYEGTAAAGIGSPHTPEGYIWHIALSMQGLTTEDRNEKLRLLQLIHKTDADTGLTHEGFSANNPHEYTRPWFSWSNMLFSELMMDYCGFRVQK